The Streptomyces sp. ICC1 DNA window CTCCGTGAGACCGAAGGTGTAGTTGCCACGGCCGTCGAACTGCTTCGGCGACAGACCACGGAAGTCACGGATACGCGGCAGCGCGAGCGACAGCGTACGGTCCAGGAACTCCCACATGCGGTCACCACGGAGGGTGACGTGGCAGCCGATCGGCTGACCCTCGCGCAGCTTGAACTGCGCGATGGACTTGCGGGCCTTCGTGACGGCCGGCTTCTGACCGGTGATCGTCGTCAGGTCCTTGATGGCGCCGTCGATCAGCTTGGAGTCGCGGGCGGCGTCGCCCACACCCATGTTGACCACGATCTTCACGAGGCCGGGAATCTGCATGACGTTCTCGTAGGAGAACTCTTCACGCAGCTTGCCCGCGATGTCCTCGCGGTACTTCGTCTTGAGACGCGGAGTGGTAGCCATCAGATGTCCTCACCCGTCCGCTTGGCAACGCGGATCTTGTTGCCCTCGTCATCGAAGCGGAAACCGACGCGGGTAACGACCTTCTGGCCGTCCTTCTCCACAACCAGCTGAACGTTGCTGACGTGGATCGGCGCCTCGACGATCACGATGCCGCCGGTCTGCGAGCCACCAGCGGTCTGACCGGCCTTGGTGTGCTTCTTGACCCGGTTGACACCCTCGACGAGGACACGGTTCTCAGTAGGGATGGCCAGAATGACCTTGCCCTGCTTGCCCTTGTCCTTACCGGTGATGACCTGAACCAGGTCGCCCTTCTTGATCTTCATGCTTACAGCACCTCCGGCGCGAGCGAGATGATCTTCATGAACTTCTTCTCGCGCAGCTCACGGCCCACCGGGCCGAAGATACGGGTGCCACGAGGGTCGCCGTCGTTCTTCAGAATGACGGCGGCGTTCTCGTCGAAGCGGATGTACGAGCCGTCCTGGCGGCGGCGTTCCTTCACGGTGCGAACGATGACCGCCTTGACGACGTCACCCTTCTTCACGTTGCCACCGGGGATCGCGTCCTTGACGGTGGCAACGATGACGTCACCGATGCCCGCGTAGCGGCGACCCGAGCCACCGAGAACACGGATGCAAAGGATCTCCTTGGCACCAGTGTTGTCGGCGACACGCAGTCGCGACTCCTGCTGGATCACGTCTATCTCCTGTTTGTCTGCCGGTTCCCGGCGGGGGCATCACTCCGAAGAGCTACCGCCCCCACCGAGCCTGGCGGAACGAACCTGAGGGGCCCCCGGGCATGCTGCCCGGGGCCTCAGATAATTACTTGGCCTTCTCGAGGATCTCGACGATGCGCCAGCGCTTGCTCGCCGACAGCGGACGCGTCTCCATGATGATGACGCGGTCGCCGACGCCGGCAGCGTTCTGCTCGTCGTGCGCCTTGAGCTTGTTCGTACGGCGGATGACCTTGCCGTACAGCGCGTGCTTCACGCGGTCCTCGACAGCGACGACGACGGTCTTGTCCATCTTGTCGCTGACGACGAGACCCTCACGGGTCTTGCGGAAGCCGCGGTCAGTCGTCTCAGTCACGTTCTTCTCGCTCATCAGGCGCTCTCCACCGTCTCGATACCGAGCTCACGCTCGTGCATCAGGGTGTAGATGCGAGCGATGTCCTTACGGACGGACTTGAGCCGGCCGTTGTTCTCCAGCTGACCCGTGGCCGCCTGGAAGCGCATCTTGAACAGCTCTTCCTTGGCCTCGCGCAGCTTGCCAACGAGCTCCTCGTTACCGAGCTCACGCAGCTCGGACGCCTTGGTTCCCGTCGCCATCACGACTCACCTGCCTCGCGCCGAACAATCCGGCACTTCATCGGAAGCTTGTGAGCAGCGCGGGTGAGCGCCTCACGAGCAATCTTCTCGTTCGGGTAGGACAGCTCGAACATGACCCGGCCCGGGTGCACGTTCGCGATCCACCACTCGGGAGAACCCTTACCGGAACCCATGCGGGTCTCGGCAGGCTTCTTCGTCAGGGGACGGTCCGGGTAGATGTTGATCCAGACCTTGCCGCCACGCTTGATGTGGCGGGTCATCGCGATACGAGCCGCCTCGATCTGGCGGTTCGTCACGTAAG harbors:
- the rplE gene encoding 50S ribosomal protein L5; its protein translation is MATTPRLKTKYREDIAGKLREEFSYENVMQIPGLVKIVVNMGVGDAARDSKLIDGAIKDLTTITGQKPAVTKARKSIAQFKLREGQPIGCHVTLRGDRMWEFLDRTLSLALPRIRDFRGLSPKQFDGRGNYTFGLTEQVMFHEIDQDKIDRTRGMDITVVTTATNDDEGRALLRHLGFPFKEA
- the rplX gene encoding 50S ribosomal protein L24; its protein translation is MKIKKGDLVQVITGKDKGKQGKVILAIPTENRVLVEGVNRVKKHTKAGQTAGGSQTGGIVIVEAPIHVSNVQLVVEKDGQKVVTRVGFRFDDEGNKIRVAKRTGEDI
- the rplN gene encoding 50S ribosomal protein L14, with protein sequence MIQQESRLRVADNTGAKEILCIRVLGGSGRRYAGIGDVIVATVKDAIPGGNVKKGDVVKAVIVRTVKERRRQDGSYIRFDENAAVILKNDGDPRGTRIFGPVGRELREKKFMKIISLAPEVL
- the rpsQ gene encoding 30S ribosomal protein S17, whose protein sequence is MSEKNVTETTDRGFRKTREGLVVSDKMDKTVVVAVEDRVKHALYGKVIRRTNKLKAHDEQNAAGVGDRVIIMETRPLSASKRWRIVEILEKAK
- the rpmC gene encoding 50S ribosomal protein L29, with the translated sequence MATGTKASELRELGNEELVGKLREAKEELFKMRFQAATGQLENNGRLKSVRKDIARIYTLMHERELGIETVESA
- the rplP gene encoding 50S ribosomal protein L16; protein product: MLIPRRVKHRKQHHPKRSGMAKGGTEVSFGEYGIQALTPAYVTNRQIEAARIAMTRHIKRGGKVWINIYPDRPLTKKPAETRMGSGKGSPEWWIANVHPGRVMFELSYPNEKIAREALTRAAHKLPMKCRIVRREAGES